In Zingiber officinale cultivar Zhangliang chromosome 9B, Zo_v1.1, whole genome shotgun sequence, the genomic window TTGAGGATCAATTCCTTAACGCAGATAAAACAAATGGAAAGAGAACAGAATGGTGCATCCGAATTCCGAAGGATCCATCCACTAAGAATTACATTCATCTCATTTTgaatttgtcaaaaaaaaaagaaaagaaaagaaaaggggtTTCTCGATACAAAAGCATTGCAACGCATCGCGGGGCTTGAGAATTTTTGTTATCATTCAACAAATCCGTTTACTCTTTCCTTGTTAAGTATCCAGAGACAAACAGGGTTATCTTCaccaaaaatttctaagaaaacgGCCTTTCCATCCAAAACCATATGCGTTGAGTAAAAAGAACAATCATGGAAAAACGGAAGAAACCTCTCTCGTCAATAACGTCGAGGGAGCAGTGGACGATGTGGTGGAGCTTGAGGGCATCGTCGGCACCGGTGAAGCTCTGCAGGTAAAGCGGGTTGTTCTGCGGCATGCGAGAATCATTACTAACCGATCAGGTAACTAACCAGAGGTGCAGAAGACCGACCTGGTGACCGACGACtgcgacgcacgcgatcatctCATCCGAGATCTTTCGTCGACGGGCGCGATCTCGAGGGCGGCGCGTGATGCGACTCCAGCCGGCGAAGGCGGGGGCGATTCGATTGGATCAGGAAGCCCGCGTCTGAGCTTTATcggtttcggcgaggaagaggACGAGAAGGATCGCGTGCAGTCGATGATATACCCAACAGAGAAGCTTCGCGTGTTATTAGTCGACAGCTGGGGAAGAACTCGTGGGCCAAGCCAAAGGCGAGACGTCTGTTTGGGTGACGTGGTTCAATCTTtgcaaaaagagagagagagaagagagagagaaggaTTTGCAGGATATTGTCACCTTGCTCCATTTTTTATCCAACCTTTTTACTTTATCCCTTACAGTTTGAAAAATATCACTTAGCTTCTATCATATTCCCATATAAACCGACGGCCCGGATGACGTATAAGATCCATTTCAAAATCTAACCCTTCATTTCCTCATTTGGTGGTCCTTCGATCCATTCGATCCCTATCGTCGTCGGGCGATGCTGCGGCGGACTCCTGTTCCGGCGATCTCTTCCTCTTCGTATTCGTGTTTCTCCTCTTCTCTCAATCTCCTTCTCCGAAGCCCTACTCGGTGCAGGGTTCCTCGAAGAGCCCTCTGCTGCTGCAATCAATCTACCGGGCCGGAATCGCCGCCTCCGCCGGTTGTGATCCGAGCCAACCATGCGGGGTTGAGGCTGGAGGAAAAGGTCGAGGTCGGGTTGCAGAAGACGAGGATTGATTCGTGGATTTCCTCCCGGATTCGTGGCGTCAGCCGAGCTCGGATCCAATCCAGCATCAAGTCTGGCCTCGTTTCCGTCAATGGTCGAACCGTTAATAAGGTAATAACTCGTCTCTCTTATTGGTTTTGGAGAAACTGAGTCGCCATCTTGTTTTCGCACATGCCGCTTTCAAAAAATTTGTCATTTTTTCTTTCGCATTTTAGTATATTATCCATTTCCCCCTTTTTGTTTGCCACTTTGCTTATCTTCTATGGTTCTTCATCTCGTCAGGCTTCCCATGTTGTTAAAGGAGGGGACATGGTTTACTGCATGGTTTCTAAGTTGCAGCCTTTGAGGGCTGAGCCAGAAGATATACCTTTGGATATTGTATACGAAGATGAGCATGTTCTAGTCGTGAACAAACCTGCACATATGGTAAATCTCAATCTAGTTTGTGCATGTCGTGTTGCTTGTTATTTACATCTTTTATTTCAAGGGTGTTTGGAAGAAGCATTATTACTCATTTACATTTTGCATCAAATGACGACAATATtgtagttttattttaaaaaacagaGATTGAAActgaaaactttcttttaaaattcaGGAAGCTATAATTTTTTACAACTCATATTCATTGTTACATTTCCCTTTTATGCAATGATAACTCAAATTCATACAAGATGATTTATGGGATTGCCATGTTTTAGTTATTGATTGATTGATATACTTAAGACATGACCTATTATTGTTACATTGACTAAAACAAATTTTAAGTAGAATATTGTCTCAGTATTCATCAATGATTGTACATTCAGAAATTAGATAACCATTTTccctctttgaaaacatatactACAAAATCAACAAACAACAACATGGACATTGATTGCGCCCTCATAGGATATTCACTGTGTGTTATATACATAATGTCTCAGAGAACTCATAACTATACATAACATATGGAAGCAAAATCTTTCTGATATGAGTTGAGAGTTATGTTACTCAGATTTGGGTATGAGTATTCAATACTAGTGTAGGATCCGTGTGTCAAcataactcttttttttttttctttttttttttacattttgacCAACAGAATTGTTGGGTAGGGAGAGGATGGATAAGTGTCCAAGTATAAAGGATAAGAAATTATGTCTTAGTTCAACAGGATGAAAAACTTGCAAAAGTTTTTTTTACCGAACTTTGCATGATTTTGTAGTAAAAAAATCATATGCTTGTTCATTGAAAAAAGACAACATTTCTAGAACTTGTAGATGATCATAGGAGTTCTTTCTAGAGGTAGGATATCATTTGTGAAAGATAAACATTTGAATGGGCTTCGATCAATCATTAATCTATTGAAAGAACCAAGTTTTGGGTTGTGGGTTACTATAAGGACAAATAAGAACTTCATAAGACACTCAACTAAAAAGGAGTAATCATGGTGTATGAAATTCTTGCCTATTGGGTGGATCAATATGAATGTTCACCTCCATGATTGTCTTCTCAGTTATAACTTCTCAGTTATTCCTTGCAAAATTATTAGAAATTGCTGAGGACATGAGCAAAACCACTTTATATCAGAGCTAACCTGGAAATATACTGAAATGCCTAATCTAGAATTTACTTATATCAGACTAATTGGTTAGTGGCATCTTCTTCTCACAGAAAATACTGAATTGTATAAGAACTTATTACTTTACTCTCTAATTTGTGTTGAAATTTGGAGCTAGCAAAAATGCACAATATATGCTTATAAATGCACTATAGGATGGGGTTATTCATTCTGAGGTTTTGATTGTGTTAATGCTTTCAATTGTATTCTTCTTTATTTGACACTATTTTGCAGGCCATACCCTTTTTCTATTTTACTGACCGGCTTGTATTATTCCCttttctttttgtgcttcttATTTGTGCCGCATGTAGGTTGTTCATCCTGCACCTGGAAATCTGAATGGCACATTGGTGAATGCCATTCTCCACCATTGTAGGCTTCCAACCATGGCATGTGTAAAAAGTAACCAAGCATCTGAAGCTGATGAATATTCCGACTCTGACAGTGAAATCGAAGACCTTTGTACCGAGCAGTATACAGCTGAAGGAATAGATCTAGAAAATTGTGATGCTTTGATTAGACCTGGTATTGTGCACAGATTGGACAAAGGGACAAGTGGCCTTCTTGTTGTAGCCAAGGTGAGCAGAAAGAGTttggaattttgaattttttttttactgataTACAGATTTCTTCTTATCCTCTTCCATATGTTTTTGACCATACGCATAGCATTCCATGAAGCAGTTTCTATTCATTTTGCAATGGTTATAGACTATTATACTGTGCGCTAAGCATTATTCAGCAGACATCAAATGTGTGGTACTTTGGGCATGGTCTGCAATGGAGAATCTTTTTGCATGACTGCATTAGTGTATCCTTCCTcatatgaatatattgaaaatttgaaattatcaCAGAATGTCAACTCTAAATATGTGTGTGATGAACAAAATTACATTGTGTTCGCGCTCTTTGTTGAACAGCAAATCACAAGTAATAA contains:
- the LOC122022670 gene encoding RNA pseudouridine synthase 2, chloroplastic-like isoform X2, with the translated sequence MLRRTPVPAISSSSYSCFSSSLNLLLRSPTRCRVPRRALCCCNQSTGPESPPPPVVIRANHAGLRLEEKVEVGLQKTRIDSWISSRIRGVSRARIQSSIKSGLVSVNGRTVNKASHVVKGGDMVYCMVSKLQPLRAEPEDIPLDIVYEDEHVLVVNKPAHMVVHPAPGNLNGTLVNAILHHCRLPTMACVKSNQASEADEYSDSDSEIEDLCTEQYTAEGIDLENCDALIRPGIVHRLDKGTSGLLVVAKDDHSHSHLAEQFKQHTIHRVYISLTSGIPNPSSGRIEVPIARDSNNRIRMAAVSGLNNSRHARYAASRYKVIEDFARGGAAMVQWRLETGRTHQIRAHAKYLGIPLLGDEVYGGTKSMALSLLRPRIPSSLHGHLTNILSKLERPCLHAFSLGFKHPHTGEFLRFSCPPPEDFSEIWWKH
- the LOC122022670 gene encoding RNA pseudouridine synthase 2, chloroplastic-like isoform X1 — its product is MLRRTPVPAISSSSYSCFSSSLNLLLRSPTRCRVPRRALCCCNQSTGPESPPPPVVIRANHAGLRLEEKVEVGLQKTRIDSWISSRIRGVSRARIQSSIKSGLVSVNGRTVNKASHVVKGGDMVYCMVSKLQPLRAEPEDIPLDIVYEDEHVLVVNKPAHMVVHPAPGNLNGTLVNAILHHCRLPTMACVKSNQASEADEYSDSDSEIEDLCTEQYTAEGIDLENCDALIRPGIVHRLDKGTSGLLVVAKDDHSHSHLAEQFKQHTIHRVYISLTSGIPNPSSGRIEVPIARDSNNRIRMAAVSGLNNSRHARYAASRYKVIEDFARGGAAMVQWRLETGRTHQIRAHAKYLGIPLLGDEVYGGTKSMALSLLRPRIPSSLHGHLTNILSKLERPCLHAFSLGFKHPHTGEFLRFSCPPPEDFSELQFFKYYNKGEHNAQHFETISS